In one Saccharibacillus brassicae genomic region, the following are encoded:
- the greA gene encoding transcription elongation factor GreA yields the protein MADEEVVVLTQEGFDKLQAELDDLKYVKRKELAARIKLAISYGDLKENSEYHSAKDDQAFMETRIMQLEKMLIKARIAEASSGSSGIIVVGSNVVLKDIEFGDTLDYQVVGPAEADVANGKISYESPLGKALMGKKVGEKINVDAPMGTIHYELLEVKGS from the coding sequence ATGGCAGACGAAGAAGTGGTAGTACTGACCCAAGAAGGATTCGACAAGCTCCAGGCGGAGCTCGACGACCTTAAATACGTGAAACGCAAAGAGCTGGCGGCGCGCATCAAGCTCGCGATCAGCTACGGCGACCTGAAGGAAAACAGCGAATACCATTCGGCCAAGGACGACCAGGCTTTCATGGAGACGCGCATCATGCAGCTGGAGAAAATGCTGATCAAAGCCCGGATCGCGGAAGCGAGCAGCGGCAGTTCCGGCATTATCGTCGTCGGTTCGAACGTCGTCCTCAAAGACATCGAGTTCGGCGACACGCTGGATTACCAGGTGGTCGGCCCGGCCGAAGCGGACGTCGCAAACGGCAAGATCTCGTACGAAAGCCCGCTCGGCAAAGCGCTGATGGGCAAAAAAGTCGGCGAGAAGATCAACGTCGACGCCCCGATGGGCACGATTCATTACGAGCTGCTGGAAGTGAAAGGCTCGTAG